The genomic region CAAGACATAAGGGGCATGATGATTTGACGTCATCCCCACCTTCCTCCGAGTTAACCCCGGCAGTCTCCTGTGAGTCCCCAACTAAATGCTGGCAACACAGAACGAGGGTTGCGCTCGTTGCGGGACTTAACCCAACATCTCACGACACGAGCTGACGACAACCATGCACCACCTGTATAGAGCCCTTGCGGACATGACATCTCTGCCACTTTTCCCTATATGTCAAGCCTTGGTAAGGTTCTTCGCGTTGCGTCGAATTAAGCCGCATGCTCCGCTGCTTGTGCGGGGCCCCGTCAATTCCTTTGAGTTTTAATCTTGCGATCGTACTCCCCAGGCGGGGCACTTAATGCGTTAGCTGCGTCGCAGAAACCGTGGAAGGTTCCCACAACTAGTGCCCACCGTTTACGGTCTGGACTACCAGGGTATCTAATCCTGTTCGCTCCCCAGACTTTCGCTCCTCAGTGTCAGTATTGGCCCAGAGACCTGCCTTCGCCATTGGTGTTCCTCCTGATATCTGCGCATTCCACCGCTACACCAGGAATTCCAGTCTCCCCTACCAAACTCTAGTTTGCCCGTATCGAATGCAGGCCTGAGGTTGAGCCTCAGGTTTTCACATCCGACGTAACAAACGACCTACGAGCTCTTTACGCCCAATAATTCCGGACAACGCTTGCACCCTATGTATTACCGCGGCTGCTGGCACATAGTTAGCCGGTGCTTCTTTTGTAGGTACCGTCACTTTCGCTTCTTCCCTACTGAAAGCGGTTTACAACCCGAAGGCCTTCATCCCGCACGCGGCGTCGCTGGGTCAGAGTTTCCTCCATTGCCCAATATTCCCCACTGCTGCCTCCCGTAGGAGTCTGGGCCGTGTCTCAGTCCCAGTGTGGCCGGTCGCCCTCTCAGGCCGGCTACCCGTCGTTGCCTTGGTGAGCCATTACCTCACCAACTAGCTGATAGGCCGCGAAGTCATCCTCCACCGAAATTCTTTCAAAACTCAGTGATGCCACTTATGTTTCAATATTCGGTATTAGCACCGGTTTCCCGGTGTTATCCCAAAGTGGAGGGCAGATTCTTCACGTGTTCCTCACCCGTTCGCCGCTAATCCATTTCCGAAGAAACTTCATCGCTCGACTTGCATGTGTTAAGCACGCCGCCAGCGTTCGTCCTGAGCCAGGATCAAACTCTCCATAGAAAATTTGATCTGACAAAAAGACAAACATGGCTATCTAATTAATAAATTTATTAATCAGAGTTCGCTTATGTTTATAGTCTTTATCAATTGTTTTTTGTTTTGTACTTAAAGCAAATTTATTTATTAATTAAAATAAATAAATTAGTTAATTAAGTTTCAAAGGTATTTATAAAACAAAAATGAAATTATTAACTTTAATAAATTAAAATTAACAACGTCAATTAATGCCTTCGATTTCTTAAAGAAATCTTTGGCATTGACTTTATTGCACGTTGTTGAGTTCTCAAGGTACGACTGCGCACTGGTTTGCAAAATTACTTTTGTTAGCAGGGCAACCCATTTTTGCAATATGCAGGCACGCCTGCAAACCTTAAAAATCGGGGTTTTCCATACCCGGCCTTCTTCTGAAGTCCGTCTCGTATGGGGAGGTGAAGAATAGCCTTGTGAAGGAAGGGGGGTCAAATCAAGAAATGCCTTAAAAAGTCGGTTTTAGCCCACTATTTCAACAGCGGCAAGGTCTCGTTTTCCCTTGCGTAAAAGCAGGTATTTCCCATGCAAAAGGTCTGATTTTGCAGGGGTGAAATCCTCACTTTCGACCTTTTTATTGTTCAAATACGCTCCACCCTCCTTCACGATTCGCCTAGCCGCTGACTTTGAATCCACCACACCGGTTGCAGCCAGCAAATCAACCCAGCTAGGAAAGTCTTGGCCCTTTTTTATGACTGTTTTTGGCAATTGCGAAAGGGCTGAATCTAGAGTTGCAAGGTCAAGGGATGAGATCTCCCCCTGGCCAAATAGTGCTTTAGCGGCCTCTTCAACTTTTGTAGCGGTATCAGCGCCGTGAATCAGTGTTGTTAACTCACGAGCTAACTCGCGATGAGCCTCTCTGGCTCCTGGGTTTGTTTGCACTGTTTGAATTAAACGTTCAATTTCACTTCTCTCTTTCATAGAGAAGACCTTTAGTAATTTAGGCATATCAGCATCATCACTATTGAGCCAGAATTGAAAAAACTCATATGCAGTTGTCATGGAATCATCGAGCCAAATTGCACCTGATGCTGTTTTACCAAATTTTGAACCATCAGCCTTGGCAAGTAATGGCACAGTCAGCGCGTGAGCAGAGCCTGCCTCCACCTTACGAATTAAATCCAGACCAGCCACAATGTTTCCCCATTGATCAGAGCCACCAATTTGCAGTAAGCATTGATGACGGCGATAGAGCTCAAGGTAATCAAAAGCTTGCAGCACTTGATAAGAGAATTCTGTATAAGAGATACCAACAGTTGATAGACGGTTAGCAACTGAATCCTTAGCTAGCATTTGATTCACACTAAAGTGCTTACCAATATCGCGCAAAAACTCAAGAGCTGAAACTGGTTTAGTCCAATCAAGATTATTAGCCATGATTGCGCCAGTTTTTTTATCACTAAAATCAATTACCTTCTCAAGCTGCCTCTTAATTTTTGCTACCCAATCAGTGACAACCTTTTCATCATTTAGTGTTCGCTCTTCATTTTTGCCACTTGGATCTCCCACTAAACCAGTAGCTCCGCCCACTAATGGAATTGGTCGGTGCCCAGCTAGTTGAAACCTTCTAAGTACTAGTAACACAACAAGGTTTCCTAAGTGAAGACTTGGAGCCGTTGGATCAAAGCCAACATAGAGGCTAATTGGCTTACTAAGGGCAGTTTCTAACTCCTTAGCGTCGGTGGATTGAGCAATAAGACCTCGCCACTGAAGATCTTCAAGAAGTGCTTTACTCATGACCTGATCATGCCTGATAAACGCTTCTGGTGCTTGGAGATCTCCGCATCAACTTTGGTTATTTCTTTATTTAATTGAGTAACTGCCTGTGAGACAGATTTTTTAGAGGTCGCCATCGCTGAAGTTCGAGATGAGATTGCACCCTCCAGATTTAGGAGCGCTCTTAAATCCTTAGTTAGGGCGGGATGAATTTTTAGAAGCTGATCATCAGTAATCTCATGTAACTCAATACCAGATTTCTCACAAAATTTAACACACTCCCCTGCAACTTCATGCGCTATAGAAAATGGGATCTGTTTTTTTGCTAGGAAATCTGCAATCTCAGTTGCTAATGAAAATCCGCTCGAGGCTGTTTTACTTATCTGGGCCTTATTAAACTTTGCGGTAGCAACCATGCCAGTTAGTGCGGGTAGTAAAATTAATAATTGATCAACTGAGTCAAAGACTGGCTCTTTATCTTCTTGAAGATCACGGTTATAGGCAAAAGGCATTGCTTTTAAGACAACTAAAAGTGATGTTAGATTTCCAATAAATCTTCCAGATTTTCCACGAGCAAGCTCTGCTACATCAGCATTTTTCTTCTGCGGCATTATTGATGAACCAGTTGCGTAAGCATCATCAATAGCAACCCAGTTAAATTCAGTAGAGCTCCAGAGTATGAACTCTTCACCGATTCTAGATAGGTGCACACCAAGCATGGCGATTATGAATAGTGCCTCGGCAGCAAAATCACGATCACTTACGGCATCGATGCTGTTAGCCATTGCGCCGTTAAATCCAAGTGCCACCCCACTCTTCTCTGGATCTTTCTGAATGGATGAACCAGCCAATGCGCCAGCACCAAATGGTGAGAGATTGTTTCTATCTAGCCAATCAAATACACGATCGATATCTCGAAGTAGGGCATGGGAGTGCTTGCTTAGCTCTTGCGCAAATGTAATTGGCTGGGCATGTTGAGTATGTGTAAAGCCTGGCGCAATTACATCTAAATGTTTTTCAGATTGGGCATTAAACGCTTTAACTAGGTTAGAAACTTCACTAGCGACTTCAAGTAAGTGATCAACTAAGTAAAGTTTAAAGTCAGTAACCACTAGGTCATTTCTAGACCTACCCGCCCTGATAGCCCCACCTACTGGGCCGCATTTTTCAATCAAGCCTCTTTCAATTGCGCTGTGAACATCCTCGTCCTCAGGTGTGTATTTGAACTTGCCACTGCCGATATCACTAGCGAGTTCCATTAAGGCAGCCTTTATTTTTGCGCCATCATCTTTTGTAACAATACTTTGCTCAATTAGATTGCTTAGGTGAACTAAATTAACCTCGATTTCATATGGGGCAAGTCGCCAATCAAAACCCACACTTCTTGAGAGTGCGGCCATTGCTTGCGCAGGACTGGACTCAAATCTTCCTCCCCAAAGTGTCATTTTTCTCCCTTAGATAATTTAACAATCTCTCTAGCAAGAGCAGCCCCGCCAGTTGCAGATTTTGAAACAACTAAAACGTTATCATCACCGGCAATTGTGCCAATAGCTGAGTTTAACTTTCCACCCTTACTGGCTCTATCAAGAATTCCAGCAAGAAATTGAGCCGCACCTGTTGGAGTCTTAATCACAGCAAGATTTCCGCTGGAGTCTATTGAAATGATCAAATCTGATAAACCCTTGCTTCGATTATTATCAGGGGTATTAACAAACTGATAACGAAAAACACCTGAGTTATCCTTACCTCGAACCGCTCCTAATTCCTCTAGATCCCTACTTGCAGTTGCTTGAGTAACTGAGTGTCCTAATCGGTTGAGCTCTCTTACTAAATCACTTTGAGAGTGGATCAGCTCATCATCGACAAGTTTAATTACTAATGACCGCCTTGCAGTTGCTGAGAGCATATTTACCTTTGCCATTATGCACTCACCAATGTTCCACCGCGATCATCTAACGCGTCTAAAACGCAACTTAAATCCGTTCCATCTGTAATTCTTACAGCAAATGCTCCAGAATCAATTGCTTTTATCGCAGCTGCAACCTTAGGAATCATTCCTTCTGAAAATGATGGCGCGATCTCCTTAAGTTCATCAATAGTGATTTCACTAATTAGTGATGACTGATCAGGCCAGTTTCGATAAATTCCAGCAACATCAGTTAAGAATATAACTGAATCAGCGCGAAGTGCACCACCGATAGCAGCAGCAACTAAATCTGCATTAACGTTATATCCAATACCGTTTTCATCAACTGCAACTGGTGAGATCACCGGAAGGTAACCTTCAGTTATCAGAGTTTCTAAAATCATGGGGTTAACATCTGCAACCTCACCAACAAGGCCAACATCAACAGCTTTGCCATCGACGACTGGTTTAAATTTCTTAGCCCTGATCAAACCACCATCGGAAGCTGATAAACCGACCGCGTTAACATCGCTGCCAATTAGGTAGTTAACAATTGCGCGGAGTACCTGACCGCTTAGAACAGATTGAACAACTGAAAATACCTGCTCTGAAGTTATTCGATAGCCAGCAATCTTCTCTTTTCCTAAACCTTTTTCTGATAGCGCCGCATCAATTTGTGGCCCGCCACCATGGACTAGAACAATCTGCTCACCATCTAAAAATGCATCAGCAATCGCCTCTAGAACTGGGTCTGTGGAAGTATCACTAGGAAGTGCGTTTCCACCATATTTTATAACAATCATCTAACACCTAATATTTCAAGGCCTGCGTTTTCAGCCTGACCAGTCATTAAGTTTGCATTTTGAATTGCCTGACCAGCAGCGCCTTTACCTAAGTTATCAATTGCTGTTGAAATTAAAATTCGATTAACATGAGAGTCAACCATTACTTGCATTTGAACATTATTACTTCCAAGCACGGCGCTAGTCATTGGCATAGCTCCAGGCTTTAGAACTGAGACAAACTTACTTTGACTAAAGAAAGTGTGATAAATTTTTTGCATATCTTCAGTGGAACTATTACTTGTTAGTTTTGCTGTTACAGTTGCAAGAATTCCCCTTGGCATTGGCGCAAGTATTGGGGTGAAGGAGAGCTTAATTTCCTTACTCGAAATTTGATTTAAAACCTGCTCTATCTCTGGGGTGTGCTGGTGTGCTCCACCAAATTTATAAGAACTTAAATTATTCATTACCTCAGAGCCTAAAAGATTTACTTTGGCAGATCTGCCAGCTCCAGTAGTACCAGAGGCTGCAACTGCAAGAATATCTTCGGTATCAATATGTGCTAGAGCTGGAGCTATTGAAAGCGCTATTGCAGTTGCATAGCATCCGGGATTGGCAACTCTAGTTGCACTTGCAATAATTTTATGATCAGTTAGCTCTGGAAGGCCATACACCCAACTTCCAGAGTGCTCTCCCCCATAATACTTCTGCCACTTAGCACTATCGGTTAACCTAAAATCGGCTCCTAAATCAACTATTTTTACCTTACTGTCAATCTGGCTAATCAGCTTTGCAGATTCACCATGAGGTAGGGCAATAAAAACTAATTCACAACTATTTATTTTTACTACCTCAGTTGCTTCAAAACTTTGCCCCTCAAAATTACTTAACTGTGGATGTAGATTAGTAATTTGCTCTCCTGCATTGGAACCAGCTGCAATATAGGAAAGTTCAAATTTTGGATGCTTCGATAACAATCGCAGAAGTTCACCACCGGCATACCCACTGGCTCCGACTACTGCAGTTTTCATGGGGTAATAGTAAAGCCTAATAGCATATTTATGCAAATTTATGCATATTTATACATTATCCCCTTAGGGTAGCCCCGCATAATCGAGTTGCAGAAGTGACCGCCTGATCGCGATAGGAGGCAACTTCATCCGCGGTTAAAGTTCGATCAGATGCTCTAAATGTAAGTGTGAAGGCTAGAGAAACTTTTCCATCCCCTATTTGATCGTAGCGATCAAATAGTGTGATTGATTCAAGTAGTGAGCCAGCCCCAATTCGAAGCGCGGCTTCAACCTGTGAAGCTCCAACATCACTTGCTACAACTAAGGCAACATCTTGAACAGCAGCAGGCATTGTCCATATTTTGGGTGCTTTAGTTACTGGAGCTTGTGGTAACTCGCTAATTATTACCGCAAATGCGCAACTGCGCTCTGGTAAATCAAGCTCGGATATCACTCTTGGGTGCAATTCACCAGCGTGAGCAATCACTTTGCCATTTACTTTAAGTTCAGCACACCTGCCTGGGTGCCATGGCGCTAAGTCGCTACTAACAATTTCATAACTATTACCTGTTGCCTCAACAATCTCTACGGCCTTAGCAACTGCGTCATTCCATGTAAATTTACTACCGCTACCCTGCCAACCACTTAATTCTTTCTCCCCAGAAACAACTGCTGCAACAAATAGCATCTGCTTTGGCACACCATCGTAGATTTGAGCAATAATTTTTGCTGAAGGTCGCTTATTTGTAATGGCGGTAACTGCCTTGCCTAATGGTGTGGAATTTCTAAAGACAGTTCCAATTTCAAAAATTGCAATATCTTTCATACCTCGTCCGATATTTCGTATCATCGTGCTAATTAGTCCTGGGATTAAATGAGTACGAAGAAGTGGGAACTCCTCTGACATTGGGTTTGCAACTCGAAATGATTTGGCTCGATCACCAGTAAAGCCAAGTGTCTCCACCATCTTTTGGCTAACAAATGGATAATTAATAACCTCTGAGAATCCTTGATTAGCCAGCATGGTTGCAATTTGTCGCTTTCTCATCTGCATTGCATTTAAGCCAGCACCTGACTTACCAATTGGCAGCTTGGATGGAATTAATTCATAACCATTAATTCGTGCAATTTCCTCTGAAAAATCAGCAGATGTAACCAGGTCACTACGCCAACTTGGGACTTCAACTGAAAGTAAATTAGAGCTTCCAGAAACCTTGCCCCCAATAACAGTTAAAGCATCTTTAACCTGCTTAATTGAGTATTTATATCCAATAAATTTTGAAATATTATCGATAGAAATCTTAACTTTTCGTTTTGTTATTGGTGAACCAGATTTAGCGGTGCCAACATACTTAGCCCCTGCCAGATCTATTAATAACTGAGCAGCTCTTGCAGATGCAATTTCAGCCATAGCTGGGTCCGTGTTTCTTTCCATACGTCTAGATGCTTCACTAGATAACATGTGAAATCTTGAGTTTTTCGCAATACTAATTGGGTCAAAATGAGCTGCTTCTAGTGCAATCTTGCTTGTTTGCAAAGTTACTTCAGATGCCAACCCGCCCATGGTGCCGGCAAGTGCAAGCGGTGATTTTGAATCACAAATTAAAAGATTTTCTGGATCTAACTTCCGCTCTACTTTATCTAAAGTGATTAATTTAGAAAACTTTCCAGCACGAGTAACTCGCAAGCCACCTACTATGACATCGGCATCAAAAGCGTGTAGCGGCTGTCCTAATTCGAGCATTACATAATTTGTAATATCTACAGCTAGGGATATTGAGCGCATGCCACATTTTTCTATCCGTCTTTGCATCCAAAGAGGGGTAGGTTTTTTGGTATTTACTTTCTCAAGAGTGCGAATATAAATTTGATCAGCTCCACTTTTATCCTCAATTTTTACTGAAACAGCTCGAGAACTCTTTATCGCATTCAATTTTTTCGCACTTTTTAAATCTGCTGGATCTACATACTTACATTTAAGGCTGCCAGCTAACTCTCTAGCTAGGCCTCGAACTGACATGGCATAGCCACGGTCTGGATTTACGGCAATATCAAAAATAGTATCGGCTACATCTAGAAGGTTTAAAGCGTTAGTTCCCACTTTTCCCTCCGGTAAAACAATTATTCCTGAGTGTTCATCACTTATGCCCAGCTCTTTTGCAGAGCAGATCATGCCATCACTATTTTTTCCATATGTTAACCGTGCTGAAATGGCAAAGTTTCCTGGCAGAACCGCACCAGGTAACGCAACTACTACTAAATCATTAACCTTAAAATTCCTAGCACCACAAATTATAAATCTTGTCTTTTTCTCACCAACATCTAAACCTACGTATCTGATTGGTTTTTTAACCTCAGGTAACTCCTCGATGGAAAGAACCTTTCCAACTAATAGTGGTCCCTTTAAATCTTTACCTTGCTCCTCAATACCATCAACTTCAAAACCGACTTTCACAAATGCCTGCGCAATTACTTCGGAAGTAATTTTTGCTGGCAAAGATACATATTCAGATAACCAACTTAACGGGACCTTCATTTTTTACCAACCCCAAAACTTTGCGTAAATCTAATATCACCTTCGACAATGTCATGCATATCAGTTATTCCATACTTGACAATAAGTGTTCGTTCAAGTCCCATACCGAATGCGAAGCCTGAGTATTTCTTAGTATCAACACCACAAGTTGCTAATACTTTTTCATTAACCATTCCGCAGCCGCCCCATTCAATCCAGCGGCCATTAAAGAAAACATCAACCTCTGCTGATGGCTCTGTAAAAGGGAAAAATGATGGTCTTAATCTGGTGGTTACTTCATTACCAAAAATGGACTTGGCAAAATAATCAAGGGTTCCCTTAAGGTCAGCCATAGTTATATCTTCATCAACAACTAAGCCTTCAACCTGGTGAAAGACAGGAGTGTGAGTAGCGTCTAACTCATCTGCTCGATATGTCTTACCTGGGCAGATTACATATATTGGTGGATTCTGTTCAAGCATTGTTCTAATCTGCACCGGAGAGGTATGAGTGCGTAAAACTAACTTGGCCTCTAGTGGTTGAATAAAAAAAGTATCCTGCATAGTCCGCGCTGGATGATCAGCTGGAATATTTAAAGCATCAAAGTTAAGCCATTCAGATTCAAGTTCTGGGCCTTCAGCTACGTTGTAACCTAATCCAATAAATAAATCTGAAATTTCATTAGTGAGTATGGTTAGTGGATGAAGTCCACCCTTAAGTGTGCGCCGGCCAGGCAATGTGACATCAACTTTTTCAGTAAGTAATACCTGACTATCTCTTTGCTTTGAAAGTTGAGCACTCTTTAGTTCAAATGCTTGGTTAACCTCAGATCGCGCGCTACCAATTAACTTACCAAATTCTGCTCGCTGACCTGGATCTAGAGATGCTAGTGATTGGTTAGCTTTCGCAAGAGCGGATTTATCACCAATATAATCAATCTTTATCTGCTTTAAACTATCTAGATCATTTGTTGAAGCTATTGCTAATAAAGCCTTATCTAAATCGGATGAAATTTGCCCTTTATCTAACGACATAATGCGGTAAGTCTATAAGGAGAGCCCAATAGAATGCAGGACAATTGCCGCAGCACTAGCAACATTTAATGATTCAGCATAACCCTTCATCGGGATTGATACTTTAATTGGATCTGAGGTCAGACTTGGCAATCCCCTAGCTTCATTTCCAAATATCCAGACTGAAGGCGCCTTCTTTGATTTATCAATAAATTCGGCATTAAATTGCTGCTCTGCTTCCCCCGTTAATGCATATATTGCAAACTTATTTTCCTTTGCCTCTGTAATAAACTCTTCAATATTTATATCCACAATAACGGGAATATGCCAAAGTGAACCTACCGTAGCTCGAACCGTCTTTGGATTGAAAATATCAACACTTTCTGAGGAGAAAACGACTGCATCAAAACCGCAGGCATCGGCTGTTCTAATTACCGTGCCGGCATTACCAGGATCTTGAATCTGCCAAAAAAATGCGATCTTACTTGGCTTCCTTTGCCATAAATCTTTTAGCTTAAGAGATTTTGTTGAACACAGTGCGATAATTCCTTGTGGAGACTCTGAGTCTGCCATCACGCTCATAACTTGATCTGATACTTGAATTACTTCATATTTGGCAAGAATATCTTTACTTATAGCTTCGGATAATTTAGTTAAACCGTTTTCGGTTACATAAACTCGCTTTACTGCTAAACCTTCACCGAGTTTAGGAAATAATGCTTCACGTACAGCCTGGATGCCTTCTGCAATAAAGGCATTTTCTAATTCTCGATTTTTCTTTCCCCTAGAACCGATAAGAGCCTTAACTCGCTCGATATGAGGCGAATTAAGGCTCGTAATGTTTTCCATCTCTAACTTCTTATTAGAGATATTTAAGCTGTTACAACATTTTTGCGCGCGATCTCAACTAACTTTGAGAAAGCTGCTGGATCATTGGTTGCAAGCTCTGCTAGAACTCTGCGGTCAACCTCTACGCCAGCAATTTTTAATCCCTGGATTAAGCGGTTATACGTCATGTTGTTAGCTCGGGCAGCGGCATTAATGCGTTGGATCCATAGGCGACGAAAATCGCCTTTCTTATCCTTACGATCATTAAATGCATAGACGAGAGAGTGAGTTACCTGCTCTTTTGCTTTTGAAAAAAGACGTGAACGTTGCCCACGGTAACCAGCAGCACGTTCTAAAGTTGTTCGGCGCTTTTTCGCCGCATGTACACCACGTTTTACTCTAGCCATTTATCTCTCCCTTACTTCAAACCGAGCATGCGCTTAGCTGCAAATGCATTTGGCGCTTTAGCTGCAACATCGCCAGATAAGCGACGGGTTAATCTTGATGATTTGCGTTCAAGCAGGTGGCGTTTGCCAGCACGCTCGTGCATGATCTTTCCTGATCCAGTAACGCGAAAACGTTTCTTCGCACCACTATGGGTCTTCATCTTTGGCATCTTCTTACCTCCTGTTGAATTTCTATAAAACTATTTTTGTGGTGCTGCCGCTTTAGGTGCTGCTTTCTTAGCAGAACCTGGCTTCTTAGCTGGCCCAAGTACCATTGTCATATTGCGACCTTCTTGCTTTGGCGCAAACTCAACAATTGATACTTCAGCTAACTCTTCAGCAAGCTTTTGTAATAACCGATATCCCATCTCTGGTCGAGATTGCTCACGACCACGAAACTGAATAGTTACCTTCACCTTGTCACCACCTAGTAAGAACTTTTCGATATGAGAACGTTTAGTCTCATAATCATGAGGTTCAATCTTTGGTCGAAGTCGCATCTCTTTCACAACAATGTGTGTCTGATTCTGTCTTGCTTCCCGAGCTTTCTGCGCAATTTCGTATTTATATTTTCCGAAATCCATTATTTTGCAGACCGGTGGATTAGCATCTGGTGAGATTTCGACGAGATCTAAACCGATCTCCTCCGATAACTTAAGCGCTTTATCTATTGCTGTTACGCCAAGTTGTTCACCGTCATAGCCAATCAACCGAACTTCAGGAACGCGAATTCGATCATTGATACGTGGTTCTGTGCTGATAATTTCTCCTTGCTGCTTCGCTTAGATTGTTAAGGCATTACACAAGCGAAAGACAGCCGCGCTTCATAAGAAGCAACCAGTTCACCGAAGCGAAGTAGGTGGGAGCGTATGCATCCACTTGATGGGTGAATACTACCTAAGGAGTTAAAAAGAGTGAAATCGGTCATCTTTAGTGCGTAAAGATAGCTATGCATCAAGGGATATCGCTAAATAACATTAGGCTTATCTCATGAAAAAGCCAAAGGAAGTTTCGCAATCAATAACTTCGGTGCAATCTGGGCTTACTGCTGATCAATCTGCTCGCCAACGTAGATACTTTATTTCGATGATGATAAGAACTATCTGTTTTATTTTGACAGTTGTTTTGCCAAGTCCATACCGTTGGATTGCATTAACAGGCGCAGTTACCCTTCCTTATATAGCTGTTATTGCTGCAAATGCAGGAAGAGAAACAATCAAGAAGGATGCAATATTTACGCCTAAGCGAAAGCGCTTAAATTAACTCTCCTTGCAGGTTCTGCCTCTCAAATAGATCAAAGTAAAGCCCACGTTTTTCAACTAGTTGTTCATGTTTACCCTGCTCAACGATTTCCCCATTATCAATAACTAATATTTGATCAGCATGTGCAATAGTTGAAAGTCGGTGAGCAATTACGATGCTAGTCCGGCCAACTAGTGCTTCTTTAAGTGCTGCCTGCACCATAGCCTCATTTTCAGAATCTAAATGAGCAGTTGCCTCATCTAGTATTACTAAACTCGGCTGCTTAAGTAGAAGCCTTGCAATTGCAAGTCGCTGCTTCTCTCCTCCAGATAATCGATGTCCTCTCTCACCAACTACTGTATCTAAACCATTTGGGAGTGATTGAATAAAATCCCATATACGTGCTGATTTACATGCTGCCTCTATCTCAATTGCAGTTGCATCAGCTTTAGCATATTTAAGATTTACTAATATTGAATCATGAAACATATGAGAATCCTGAGTAACAACTCCGATACTGTTTCGAAGTGATTTAATTGTATAATCTCTTATATCAGTTCCATTTATTGAAATTACTCCTTGAGTAATATCATAAAGTCTGGGAATTAAACTGCTTATAGTGCTCTTGCCAGCACCAGATGGACCGACAATGCCAGTTAGGGTTCCTGCAGCTACTGTGAATGAAATACCTTTTAGAACTTTTCCACTTGTAATTATCTCTGGCTTTGCAGCAATTTCTAGTGAAGCAAGTGAGATCTCTTCAGCTTTTGGGTATGTGAATGAAACCCCTTCAAACTTTAAATCAAGATTAGTATCTGCTAAACCTTTTGAATTCTCTCGATCAGTAACCATTGGTTGAAGGTCTAAAACTTCAAAGACTCTTTCAAATGAAACCAAAGCACTCATTACATCTACTCTGACATTTGATAGGGCAGTAAGGGGACCGTATAAGCGAGCAAGTAATGCGGTAATAGCCAATAATGTTCCAACTGTTAACTCTCCGCTAATTGCAAGGTGCCCACCGATTCCATATGCCACC from Candidatus Nanopelagicus abundans harbors:
- a CDS encoding ABC transporter ATP-binding protein, translated to MSMHSTWMSFRSLTADQSVKNQKLKPGTLKRIASFAVPYKVLLAFFLITVVIDAFLIVATPLLLRRLIDEGVIPKNTELVTSLAFAVGVIAVADALFSMAGRWFSSRIGEGLIYDLRKQIFEHVQRQSIAFFTRTQTGALISRLNSDVIGAQQAFTSTLSGVISNLLGLILVAITMFTLSWQITLISLILLPVFLIPTKWVGRKLQGYTRQSFDLNAQMSATMTERFNVSGALLVSLYGDSKKEKNEFAEKARRVADIGISIAMLNRIFFIALTSIAAVATAVAYGIGGHLAISGELTVGTLLAITALLARLYGPLTALSNVRVDVMSALVSFERVFEVLDLQPMVTDRENSKGLADTNLDLKFEGVSFTYPKAEEISLASLEIAAKPEIITSGKVLKGISFTVAAGTLTGIVGPSGAGKSTISSLIPRLYDITQGVISINGTDIRDYTIKSLRNSIGVVTQDSHMFHDSILVNLKYAKADATAIEIEAACKSARIWDFIQSLPNGLDTVVGERGHRLSGGEKQRLAIARLLLKQPSLVILDEATAHLDSENEAMVQAALKEALVGRTSIVIAHRLSTIAHADQILVIDNGEIVEQGKHEQLVEKRGLYFDLFERQNLQGELI